DNA sequence from the Prolixibacter sp. SD074 genome:
TCCTCTCCGGGTGATTACAGTCAACCCCTTCGGTGGATATCGCTAATGTCAGGCAAAGTGAAGTGTGACCTGGCTGCCTCAACCGGTATTCACACCGGCGATGCCATTGTGAAACAATTACTGGCAGGCGCAAAAGCTGTTGAGATTGCCTCCGTCATTTATAAACATGGCCCCAAACACATCAAAGTTTTGCTTGAAGAATTGAAGAAATGGATGGCTGAGAAGGACTTTGAAGCCATCGACGACTTTACCGGTCTGTTGAAGCATTCATCTGCCGGAAATCCCGCTGCATGGGAAAGAGTTCAATTCATGAAAAACTTCAGCCAGTTTGTATCATAAAACGACTGAATAAGCCATAGGCTATTGGGGGACGAAATTATAAGTTATCGTTCCCCTTTGTTTTTCTGGTGCTTTTGGATCAACGTTGAACTCCGTATTCAAGGCTGCCTTCTTCGCGTAAGCCAACAACATAGGATCGGTAATATTCGGATTGGGACGAGGCTCAGCACTCAACACCCGGCCATTCCGGCCAACGATGATATCGACGATTACTTCCCCGCCGCCCTGTGCTAAGTAGATCGGGATGGGCAAGCGGACATGGTACCGGTTTTCAAGCGAATAGTGAATATTGCTTTTCCCCTTGTAAATGGTATTCTTAATATCCTCCCGTTTCATGCCCTCGGTAGTCTCCTCCGGCATTTTAATATCGCCAATTTCCGGTATCTTCTGCGAAAGCGTTTTATTTACGTCATTAACCAACGCTTTGGCTTTTTCAATCTCTTCCTTGTATGATTTATCGAAGAACTTATCCTTGGTAGGTTTCTCTATGGAAGCATCGTTAACAGCCCGATTGGAGCCCCGATCGAGAGATTCGGCTGAAGATGCAGTTGTTGCTTTTTCTTTCTTAATTTCCGGCCCGGGCAATTTGGGTGCCGGCTGTTCGGTAAAATCGAGAATGATGCCTTCGTCTTGCGGTTGTTTGGACGTTTTCAGCTCCGCCAGCAAAAAAATGGACAGAAGGACGAGGTGAAAGGCTAGTGTGCCAATCACTCCATAAATATTCCGGCGATATAATTCCTTTAACTTTTTCATTTACGAACATGAGCAAAATTAAAAATATTATCGGCGTTGAGAATGGTGGAAAAGCTTTGTTAACACCTTTGGAAAATAATTATGGAGGGGGCTTCTCCAGAAAAGTATGGACAAAAAAAATGTCCCTTACCGGGACAGTGTCAATTTACGTTTCTCTTAATCTCTTTCTACAATTTCCTTTAACTGATGAAGGCGCTTATCAATTTCGCACATCATATCATCTTTCGATTGTTTCCTGAAAAGAGGATCATCATTTTCTTTACTTAAAAGTGATTCTCTGAGCAAACGCAAATCTTCCAAACTTTCAAAATACTCTTTTCTTCCCATAAATCTTTCGTTTTTGTGATTTGCATTTTTATTCAACTTCAAATATGCCAATTTAATTTGACAATTATATTAAGTGTAGTTTAAAACGACGTTAACTAATCAATTATTGTGCCGAATTACGCTTATGTGGAAAGAATTAATCAATCACGACGGATTCAAAAACAAACAGTTCGGATGAACGCCAACCATCCCAACCCAAATGAGCCTTATTCTTAGAGCAATAGCCTAAGAACTCTTCCACACTCCAGTGGTGATCAGTAGCAACCTGTGGCAGGAATGTACCGGTATTTAATCCGTTCCGAATGTAGATTCCATGCTTCCCCAGAATAATTTCAGATGGATCGTGAATTCGCTTGAGCGGGGTCAAAACAGAAATTTCAATGCGCATATTCTTTAATTCATCCCGGTTTAACGGTGCAAAACGGGTATCGCGCGTAGCTGATGCAATAGCTAAATCACGGACACGTTCATACAAAGGCTCCTTCTCATCGAAACGGCCAAGGCAACCTCGTAACTTCTCTCCTACATAAACAGTAACAAAAACTCCATACCTTTCATGCAAAGCCGGAGGCAGATATTCCGGATCAATATCATCGCGTCCTCCCCGTTCAAAATATTGCCAGATGGCTTCTTCGGCCAGCTTTTTCAACTGTGCTTTTTCCTCTTCATTCAGGTAAACTGTTTTTGCCCCGGGAACAACGGCCTCAAGTCCGCCATAGCCAACAACCCGTTCACGATCGCCATAAGCAGAATCACCTGAATTGGAGTAATCCACTTTCCGGATGACGACGTTTTTCATTCCTTTTGCCAGGTAAAGAAATGTAAGAACAGAAGTCCATCCGCAACAAGAGGTCTCCAGGTTAGCCATATGCTTTTCATTGTTGCGGTCCAGTCCGTCAATAAATTTTTCCGGCTCACCGGAAGCAATGGCTTCAATGGTTTCCGCATCAACTAACCGGGCATCTTCATAACCCGGATAATGTGACAGGTCGGTGCTTATAACGAACAATGTTTTTTCATCGGCCAGTGAAATAAGCTGATTTGCCATTAATTTACACTCTTTGAGATGTACATGTCCCAACAAAATGGGAACAATCCGAAAATCCGATTTCAATTTTTCCTGCAAAAAAGGCAATTGCACTTCCAGACTATGCTCCTCGCTGTGGGCAGCTGGATGAAAACTGAACAAATCATTGTTTTCAATTAGTCTTTCACAGATTTCCCAATCAACCGGCACTACTCCGAGCGGCGTTTCGTAGTTGCCAATATTGTAAATGGAAGCGCCCCGAAAAGAGGCATAATGTGAAGAACCAATCAGTACAACTCTTTCAATGCCGTTTTTTCCCGGAATACGCGCATAACATTTTCCTGCGGTACCTCCTGAAAAAACATAACCGGCATGCGGGACAATCAAACCAACCAATCGATCGGTTTCGGGTAAGGTAGCTCCTGAAGAAAGGAACTCGTGAACTTCTTTTTTTAATGTGTTCGGTGAACCGGAGTAGAAGCGTCCGGCCGCTACCGGAACACGGTTAACCGTCTCAGCCATGTTCTTTTTCTTTTAAAGGTATAAAAAACGGGGCGCAAGGCCCCGCTTTCATCTGATAATCTTCGGTTTATTTTTTCAGTTTAAACAGCTTTCCTTTCACGTTAAATCGTCCGGTAACAACCGATGTGGTTGCGGCATCGGCTCGTCCAGAAAAGCCAGGTTGTTTTCCTCCTACCGAGATGGTAAACCAGCCCGGTTCCACAACCAGATTATCCTGTTTGTTAATCATCGAAAGTTCACGAGGGCCAAGTCTGAATTTAACCACCTTGCTCTCTCCGGCTTTCAGGTTGATACGGTTAAATCCTTCCAGTTGCCTGATAGGACGCGGCGTAGGTGCTTTCTCACCGGTAATGTATAATTCAACCACTTCATCACCGTCACGATTGCCGGTATTGGTTACTTTGACGGAAACCGGGATGGAACCGCCGGAAGAAACCGTTTGAGGAATCTTTAAATCCGAATAGTTAAACGTGGTGTAACTTAATCCATAACCAAACGGAAATAGTGGCTCCCCGGTAAAGTAACGATAAGTACGGCCTTTCATATCGTAATCTTCGAACGGAGGCAACTGGTCAACCGACTTGTAGTAAGTGACCGGTAATCCTCCGGCCGGATTGTAATCGCCAAAAAGAACATTAGCAACAGCGTTCCCGCCTTCCTGTCCGGCATATCCGGACGAAACAATAGCATCCAGGTTATCAGCAGCCCAGTTGATGGCCAGCGCACTTCCGTTGAGCAACACCAGAACAACCGGTTTGCCGGTAGCTTTGATGGCTTTCATCAAATCGCGCTATGGTTTGGGAAGCAACAGGTTGGTACGGTCGCCGCCTTTAAATCCATCGACTTTGATGGGCATCTCCTCTCCTTCCAGACGTTGAGACAACCCTAGTAGCAACACAACAGCATCGGCTTTTTCGGCAGTAGCTACTGCATCTTTCAACATGTTCGGATTGGGCATGGCCCATACCAGTTTGGCGTCTCCTTCTCCGTACCAGTTTTTGTATTCGTAAACTACCTTGTATCGCTTACCGGCTTCCATCTGCACATCCGGTTCATGGTAAAACGCGTGATGCCCTGAATTATGACTCAATATCTTCTTAGCCTCGAAGTACACGTCCAATGTTGGCATTCCCCAACAGCCCAAATGATAGGTTCCGGTTACCGGCGGGACAATGTATCCGGTCCATCTTACCGAAAAATCGTCGCCAGGCAACTGTGGTGAAGGAGAATGAGGGCCCCGGTAGAAGTTAATCTGATCGTCCACACGGGTAAACTCAGGTTTGCCTTTCAATTGCGCATTTGCGAAATTTCTGTGCTGCTACACGTGCCAAATGGTCATTTACGTCGGAACAATTGGCGCAGTATGGAATTTTGGAGTAAGGGACCCGAGCGTCCGGGTCGAACATTCCCAGTTTGAAACGGGCGCGGAACAATCGTTTCACCGCTTTATCAATATCGGTTTCTGTCACCAAACCGCGTTTAATGGCAGTATCTAACCTGGAAAAGGAAACACCACAGTTCAAATCGGTGCCTGCTTTAATGGCAATAGCGGCTGCTTCGGCTGCGTCTTTGACTGTATTCTGGAATTGAAAAAAGTCGCTGATGGCCCAGCAGTCCGATACCACATAGCCGTCAAAACCCCAGTCATCGCGAAGAATCTTCTGCAATAAAAAAGGATTTCCGCAGCAGGGCAATCCCCTGAAAAGATTGTAAGCCCCCATAACCGGATAAGATCCTCCATCCACGACCAGCTTTCGGAAATACGCATATCGTTGAAAACTTCGTCGCCGGTTTGTCGTCGAATTAGTTTGAGCTGATTATTTTTGGTGACAAATCAATCGAAGCGTGAAAGTCTGCATAGCCGAAAAACCAAGTGTTGCCCGCGAAATAGCCGAAATCCTGGGAGCCAAAAGCCGCCGTGATGGCTATTTCGAAGGAAACGGATACCAGGTCACCTGGACGTTCGGCCACTTGTGCACCCTAAAAGAACCGCACGACTATACCTCGCGCTGGAAATGGTGGGACTTGCGCACACTCCCCATGCTTCCACGTAAATTCGGCATCAAACTCATTGATAACGAAGGCGTGAAAAAACAGTTCGACACCATCGAAAAGCTGGTGAATGAGGCCGACGAGGTCATCAACTGCGGTGACGCCGGCCAGGAGGGAGAAGTAATTCAGCGCTGGGTGCTCACCAAGGCAAAATGTCAAAAACCCATCAAGCGGTTATGGATTTCGTCCCTTACGGAAGAAGCCATTAAAGAAGGGTTCGAGAAACTTTACAGCGGCGCCGATTTCGATTTGCTGTATGCGGCCGGAAGTGCCCGCGCCATTGGCGACTGGCTGTTGGGCCTCAACGCCACCCGGCTTTACACACTAAAATACGGGCAAAACAAACAGGTACTTTCCATCGGTCGGGTGCAAACACCTACCCTCGCCCTGGTGGTTCAGCGACAGCTGGAAATTGAAGACTTTAAACCGGAACCGTACTGGGAATTAAAGACCACCTACCGGGAAACAGTTTTCAGTGCTACCAGCGGACGTTTCTCCGTTAAGGAAGAAGCGGAAAAGAAACTGGGGGAGATCAAAGGGCACGACCTTTTCATCACTTCCGTGGAAACGAAAAAAGGGACAGAACAACCGCAAAAGCTTTTCGACTTAACCTCACTGCAGGTAGAATCCAACCGCAAATTCGGCCTTTCGGCTGATGAAACACTCCGTGTTATTCAAAGCCTGTACGAGAAAAAGGTAACCACGTATCCCCGTGTCGACACCACGTTTCTGCCCAACGATATCTACCCGAAAGTCCCCAGTATCCTGAAAAAGCTGAAACCTTACGAGCAGCTGACCGAGCCGCTTCTGAAAGACAAAATCAGGAAATCGAAAAAGGTTTTCGACGATAAAAAGATTACCGATCACCATGCCATCATCCCGACCGGCGTGTTCACCTACAACCTGACGCCTGACGAAAAGCGGGTATTCGATTTGGTGGCCCGGCGCTTCATCAGCGTGTTTTACCCCGATTGTAAAGTGGCCAACACCACCGTGCTGGCTACCGTTAACGAAGTGGATTTCAAAGTAACCGGAAAGCAAATCCTTCATCCCGGATGGCGGGTCGTTTACCAGGGCGATGGCGGCAAAACACAGGCCGACGAGAACATTCTGCCGGCATTCGTAAAAGGGGAAAGCGGCCCGCACGAACCCGATCTGGCGGAAAAGATGACACAACCGCCGCGCTATTATTCCGAGGCCACCCTGCTCCGCGCCATGGAAACGGCGGGTAAACAGGTAGACGATGGCGAACTACGGGAATTAATGAAAGAGAATGGCATCGGCCGTCCGTCAACCCGGGCCAACATCATCGAAACGCTGTTCCGCCGCCGATACATTGTGCGCGATAAAAAACGCATCTTAGCCACAAAAACCGGCATCGATTTGATTGGTTCCATCGAAAATGATTTGCTCAAATCGGCCGAACTGACTGGCCAATGGGAAAAGAAGCTCCGCCAAATTGAGGAAGGCACTTACGAGGTTTCGCAATTTATGGAGGAGATGAAAACCATGGTGTCGGAAATTGTCGACCAGGTAAAACGTTCGCCACGAAAAGAGATCACCATCATCGAAGATGAAAAGAAGGCAAAACCTTCCGGGGGAAACGGGGAAAAAGAAAAGGTGGAAAAAGAGGTGCAGCTAACTTGTCCCAAGTGCGAAAAAGGGATGATATTAAAAGGGAACTCAGCCTGGGGATGCAGTGCTTTTCGCGATGGGTGCAATTTTCGGCTTCCCTTTGAATTCCTGGGAAAGAAACTGACCGATAATCA
Encoded proteins:
- the amrB gene encoding AmmeMemoRadiSam system protein B, which encodes MAETVNRVPVAAGRFYSGSPNTLKKEVHEFLSSGATLPETDRLVGLIVPHAGYVFSGGTAGKCYARIPGKNGIERVVLIGSSHYASFRGASIYNIGNYETPLGVVPVDWEICERLIENNDLFSFHPAAHSEEHSLEVQLPFLQEKLKSDFRIVPILLGHVHLKECKLMANQLISLADEKTLFVISTDLSHYPGYEDARLVDAETIEAIASGEPEKFIDGLDRNNEKHMANLETSCCGWTSVLTFLYLAKGMKNVVIRKVDYSNSGDSAYGDRERVVGYGGLEAVVPGAKTVYLNEEEKAQLKKLAEEAIWQYFERGGRDDIDPEYLPPALHERYGVFVTVYVGEKLRGCLGRFDEKEPLYERVRDLAIASATRDTRFAPLNRDELKNMRIEISVLTPLKRIHDPSEIILGKHGIYIRNGLNTGTFLPQVATDHHWSVEEFLGYCSKNKAHLGWDGWRSSELFVFESVVID
- a CDS encoding glycoside hydrolase family 3 C-terminal domain-containing protein, with product MKAIKATGKPVVLVLLNGSALAINWAADNLDAIVSSGYAGQEGGNAVANVLFGDYNPAGGLPVTYYKSVDQLPPFEDYDMKGRTYRYFTGEPLFPFGYGLSYTTFNYSDLKIPQTVSSGGSIPVSVKVTNTGNRDGDEVVELYITGEKAPTPRPIRQLEGFNRINLKAGESKVVKFRLGPRELSMINKQDNLVVEPGWFTISVGGKQPGFSGRADAATTSVVTGRFNVKGKLFKLKK
- a CDS encoding PA14 domain-containing protein; the encoded protein is MKGKPEFTRVDDQINFYRGPHSPSPQLPGDDFSVRWTGYIVPPVTGTYHLGCWGMPTLDVYFEAKKILSHNSGHHAFYHEPDVQMEAGKRYKVVYEYKNWYGEGDAKLVWAMPNPNMLKDAVATAEKADAVVLLLGLSQRLEGEEMPIKVDGFKGGDRTNLLLPKP
- a CDS encoding type IA DNA topoisomerase, producing MKVCIAEKPSVAREIAEILGAKSRRDGYFEGNGYQVTWTFGHLCTLKEPHDYTSRWKWWDLRTLPMLPRKFGIKLIDNEGVKKQFDTIEKLVNEADEVINCGDAGQEGEVIQRWVLTKAKCQKPIKRLWISSLTEEAIKEGFEKLYSGADFDLLYAAGSARAIGDWLLGLNATRLYTLKYGQNKQVLSIGRVQTPTLALVVQRQLEIEDFKPEPYWELKTTYRETVFSATSGRFSVKEEAEKKLGEIKGHDLFITSVETKKGTEQPQKLFDLTSLQVESNRKFGLSADETLRVIQSLYEKKVTTYPRVDTTFLPNDIYPKVPSILKKLKPYEQLTEPLLKDKIRKSKKVFDDKKITDHHAIIPTGVFTYNLTPDEKRVFDLVARRFISVFYPDCKVANTTVLATVNEVDFKVTGKQILHPGWRVVYQGDGGKTQADENILPAFVKGESGPHEPDLAEKMTQPPRYYSEATLLRAMETAGKQVDDGELRELMKENGIGRPSTRANIIETLFRRRYIVRDKKRILATKTGIDLIGSIENDLLKSAELTGQWEKKLRQIEEGTYEVSQFMEEMKTMVSEIVDQVKRSPRKEITIIEDEKKAKPSGGNGEKEKVEKEVQLTCPKCEKGMILKGNSAWGCSAFRDGCNFRLPFEFLGKKLTDNQVKQLIEKKKTGVIKGFTNGGEKADGKLVLTDDFNIELEEKEEEKLTCPKCNQGTIVKGKTAWGCTNFQNCSLRIPFSFMNKDLTNNQVKQLIRKGKTPKIKGFETPDGSKADGNLQFNEKFELKLE